DNA from Mucilaginibacter mallensis:
TTGATCGTGTTTGGGCAAATGCACAGCAGCCAAAAGAATTGCAGCCAGTAAACGATTTTAAAAACGGGCGCAAGGTTTTTATAGCCGGCAGTACATGGCCCGATGATGAGGTTTTGACAGCAGCTTTGGTAAATGATTATGCTGATTGGAAATTTATTTTTGCCCCTCACGAAATAAGCGAGGAAAAGATCACTAAGCTTATCAGCCTATTGCCATTTAATTCAGCTATAAGATATTCGCAACTGGCAACGGATCATCTGCCGCTTACCAACTATCAAACACTCATAATTGATAATATAGGCATGCTGTCGTCGCTATATCAATATGGCGATCTGGCCTATATAGGTGGCGGCTTTGGTGTGGGGATACACAATACGCTCGAGGCAGCCGCTTTTGGTCTGCCGGTAATATTCGGGCCAAATTACAGCAGGTTTAAAGAGGCAAATGACCTGGTAACCCTGCAGGCCGGATACAGCATTAATGACGAGGCCGAATTAAAAAGCACCGTGGCTTATTTGCTGGAGAATGGGGAACGCTATAAAACGATATGCCAAAAAGCGGCAGCCTATGTGCAGGAGCATACCGGTGCTACAGCAACAATTGTAGAGCATATAAAGCTGTAAGGGAATATGATCTACCCCAAAAAGAACCCTGTCATATTTTGGACGATGCACTATTATGTGAAATGGATAGTGGGCAGGCATTTTCATGAGTTGCTGTTTAACAGGATTGAAACTGATAAAAGCCGATCAATACTTTTAATAGTTAATCATTATAGTTTTTGGGATAGCCTCATCTTATATTGTGTAAATACCCGTTTGTTTAAGAAAAAGATGTACATTATGATACTGGAAGAAACTGCCAGGGGGAATGCTTTTTTTAAATATGCGGGCGCTTTTTCAATCAATAAAAAATCAAAGGACATGCTGCTATCGCTGGATTATGCGGCAAATCTGCTGAATGATCCGCAAAACATGGTGGTGATATTTCCGCAAGGTAGACTGTATTCAAATTTTGTAGATCATATAATTTTTGAAAAAGGAGTATTGAGGATAATAAAGCAGGCTCAGGGCAGTTTTCAATTAGTATTTGCCGCTGCTTTTGTGCAGTACTTTAAACACAAAAAGCCAACAGCAACCGTTTATTTAAAAACAGCTGATGAAAGTTTTGCTGATACAACTATTAATGAATTGCAAAGTGCCTATCAGCAGTATTACGATCGATCAAAACAGTTACAAACCGAAATAGATATAGAACAGTGATCATAGCCATATTTGTTACTCTCTTTTTTATGGTACTGCGCTTTACGGTGTCGCTGTTTAACTTTTTGTCAAACCCTAAGCTGCCGCATATAAAAAAGCCGTATGGCCAGCTCGTGTCTATATTAATACCGGTGCGTAACGAGGAGGGAAATATTTTAACGCTGCTCCAATCCATACAAAAACAAGATTACGGTAATTACGAAGTGATCATACTGGATGATGATTCAACAGATGATACCTACCGGGTTTGCTCGGAATTTGCGGCTGAACACCCGCGCTTTAAAGTGATAAAAGGTAAAAAATTACCGCACGACTGGCTGGGAAAAAACTATGCCTGCTACCAATTGGCCAAACAAGCCAATGGCGATTACTTTTTGTTTTTAGATGCCGATGAACAGGTATATAATGGTTTGATCAATAGTGCTCTGCACCGCATGCATCTGTATAATCTCGGCTTATTAAGCCTGTTTACCAACCAGCAAATGGATACATTAGGCGAGAAGATAGTGGTACCGCTTATGCACTTTATACTTTTAAACCTGTTGCCATTGCGCCTGGTTTATCTTACTAAAAACAGTTCGGTTGCGGCGGCAAGCGGGCAGTTTATGTTGTTTGATGCAACGCTTTACCGGCAGTACGAATGGCATAAGCAGGCTAAGGACAAAGTAGTTGAGGATGTAGAGATCATGAAATTTGTAAAAGCAGCAGGGTATAACGGTGAGGCTTTGCTGGCAAATGGCATGATAAGCTGCCGAATGTATAAAGGTTATACCGACGCGGTTAATGGCTTTAGTAAAAATTTTTTGGCGGCATTTAATTACAGCATTATGTGGCTGCTTATTTACCTGGTAATAATTATTGGGGGGCCTATGATCATATTAATGACATTGAACTTTCAGCTGATGTTATTTATGGTGGGTTTAATTATTCTTACCCGTATCATGATCTCCTTATCGGCAAGCCAGAACGCCTGGCTCAATGTGTTGCTCCACCCTGTGCAAATGATCAATTTAATGCTGATAGCTTTTATAGCGATACAAAAATACCTCACCAAAACCACGGTATGGAAGGGCCGCAGAATTTGAAACCAAAACCATACGAATCATCGAAAAAGTCGCAGCTAACGCTCATAATAATTATTGTGCTTTTTCATACGGTGGGGCTCATCGGCTTAGTTATGCCGTCTCTTCGCCCCATTTTTTTACAGCTAGTACCCTGGCATATATTGTTAATGCTGATAGTAATAATTGCCAGTCACAGGCCCTCAGATTATCGCATATTATTATTTGCCCTGCTGATATTTATAATAGGTTACGGCGCGGAGTGGATCGGCGTACACAAAAGTTGGCTGTTTGGTAATTATGGCTACGGCACAACCCTGGGCCTGCAGTTTTATGATATCCCGTTAATTATAGGCGTGAACTGGTTCCTGCTGATTTATTCTGCGGGGGTTTTGATGCAGCAATTGAGGATTAGGAGTGTTTTTGCCCGCGTAATAACTGCTGCTTTTACTTTGGTTTTAGTGGATCTGCTGATAGAACCCGTTGCCATAAAATTGGATTACTGGCATTGGACTGATAATATCATCCCCCTAAGTAATTATGCAGGCTGGTTTTTGCTGAGTGCTTTAATGCTGTTTGTATTTGAAAAATTCAACTTTAAAAAGCAAAGCGTGGTAGCGCCGGTGTTTTTGCTGATACAGGTTGTGTTTTTTGCTGTTTTGAGATTGATAATTATATAATTCCCTCCCTTGGGAGGGGTGCGGCTGATTGTGCGGTGACAGGTAGGGGTTTCGCCGCAGATTACCCCTACCTGCCCTTCCCCAGGGAAGGAATCGCCCCAGGCCTTCGCTTTTTTAAAGTACAAGACACAAAATATTGCATCTCTACAACGGTGTATTTGTTTAATTTTTTACCGTAAATTTGCAGCACAATGGGAGAGTATAATCTACAGGTTACCATAGACCAGGATTCCGGCTTTTGCTTTGGAGTGGTTTACGCTATTGATATGGCCGAAGAAATTCTGGCCGAGGATGGATACCTGTATTGCCTTGGCGATATAGTGCATAATGATGAAGAGGTGGAACGCTTAAAAGCCAAAGGCCTGCGCATTATTGAACATGAGGCGCTTAAAGATCTCAAAAACGAAAAGGTACTCATCCGCGCGCATGGCGAGGCTCCTGATACCTATCGTACCGCTTTAGAAAATAATATTACCCTTATTGATGCCTCATGCCCTGTAGTGTTAAAGCTGCAGAACCGCATCAAAAATTCATACGACTCCAACGAGAAAATATTGATCTTTGGCAAACATGGCCATGCTGAGGTAATTGGTTTAGAAGGCCAAACCAATGGCGAGGCACTGGTTTTCCAGGATATTGCCGAACTGGATAATGTGGAGCTACCCCATAACATCACCCTTTACAGTCAGACTACTAAAAGTATGGCGAAGTTCTACAGCGTAAAGGATGAACTGATCTCACGCGGATATGATCTGAAAGCAAATGATACGATCTGTCGCCAGGTATCAAACCGGGATAAGGACCTGCCAAAGTTTGTTGCGAAGTTTGATAAGATCGTATTTGTATCGGGCCGGAAATCATCCAACGGCAAGGTGTTGTATGAGGTATGCCTTAAAAATAATCCCAACACTTATTTTATATCATCAGCCAGCGAGCTTGATAAAGCATTATTCGCCCCCGGTGATAAAGTAGGTATAGCAGGCGCCACATCAACCCCCATGTGGCTAATGCAGGAAGTAAAAGCGGAACTGGAAAGATTATAATATTTTCTCTATGTCATTGCGAGGAGGAACGACGAAGCAACCTCGTCGCGTTCAATATGCAAGCGACGAGGTTGCTTCTCCGCTATCCAGCGGATCGCAATGACATGATGGTATTAAATTTGTACATTACCATTATCACATGCAAAAGCGTCCATCAAACATTGGTTTATTAGTTGCCCTATTGGTTATAGGTAGCTGGGTAACCTCAATCATTTTGTTAATGCGCTGGCAGGTGAATTTTGCAAATCCTTTGCTATACCTGTTTATTTTAGTGCAGATGCATTTGTATACGGGGTTGTTCATCACCGCGCATGATGCTATGCATGGCACCGTTTCATCAAACAAAACACTTAATAATTTGGTGGGATATCTCTCCACATTGCTTTATGCTTCATTCTGGTATCCGAAGTTATATACCAAGCATCACCAGCATCATAACCACGTTCATACTGCTGCCGACCCGGACTATCACGAAGGTAATTTTATACAATGGTATACACGGTTTATCCGTAATTATTTATCCATCTGGCAAATTGTGCTGATGGCAGTAATATTCAACATCCTGAAGATCTGGATCCCGCAGCCAAACCTGTTACTGTTTTGGGTAGCGCCATCGTTATTAAGCACCGTACAGTTATTTTATTTTGGTACTTACCTGCCGCATAAAGGTGAGCATGATAACAAGCACCAGGCATGCAGTCAATTTCGTAACCATGTGCTGGCATTTTTGTCGTGTTACTTTTTCGGTTATCATTATGAGCACCATGATTCACCGGGGACGCCGTGGTGGAAATTATGGAGGGAACCGGCTGGTCCATCAAATTAAAGAAGCCCAAACATAGATGTCTGGGCCCTTGGCGGATAAAATTAATTAACTATTTACATCAGCTTCTTGTTCTGAAAGGATAACGTTCTAATAGGTGTAAATATAAATAATAGCCTTTGTGTGGTTTTGCTAAACACCGCACAATCGATTGCTTAAATGCTTACGTCATGAATTTCGGGGAGATATTCCGGGGTCTTTTCTAATCATCTATTCGTAATAAAATGAAGCATTTGAAAATTCAGTGGCAAAATATTTACTTTTGCGCTTCATTATGAGCAAAAAGGGAGTTTTACTGGTTAATTTAGGTACGCCTGATAGTCCTTCAACCGCGGATGTGCGCAAATACCTCAGAGAATTTTTAATGGACCCGAGGGTAATTGATGTAAACCCTGTTTTACGTACAATATTGGTTAAAGGCTTTATTGCCCCTACCCGCGGACCGAAATCAGCCAAACTTTATCAGCAGATCTGGGATGAAAAAACCGGCTCGCCACTTTTGCATTACAGCAAACTACAGCAACAATTATTGCAGGATCGCTTAGGCGATAAATATATGGTTGAACTAGCCATGCGTTATCAAAGCCCATCGATAGAGTCAGCAT
Protein-coding regions in this window:
- a CDS encoding 3-deoxy-D-manno-octulosonic acid transferase, with translation MLLIYNIALRLYYCAVFTVSFFNGKAKLWVSGRRNISYKKYEQSIWFHFASLGEFEQGRPVLEYYREKYPDKKIVITFFSPSGYEIRKNTPLADAVYYLPLDTAANARNFIDAIQPAIAIFTKYEYWYHFFNELNKREIPLYIISGIFRPEQVFFKWYGSLHRKILSFVTWFFVQDERSTELLKNLGIENVSISGDTRFDRVWANAQQPKELQPVNDFKNGRKVFIAGSTWPDDEVLTAALVNDYADWKFIFAPHEISEEKITKLISLLPFNSAIRYSQLATDHLPLTNYQTLIIDNIGMLSSLYQYGDLAYIGGGFGVGIHNTLEAAAFGLPVIFGPNYSRFKEANDLVTLQAGYSINDEAELKSTVAYLLENGERYKTICQKAAAYVQEHTGATATIVEHIKL
- a CDS encoding 1-acyl-sn-glycerol-3-phosphate acyltransferase produces the protein MIYPKKNPVIFWTMHYYVKWIVGRHFHELLFNRIETDKSRSILLIVNHYSFWDSLILYCVNTRLFKKKMYIMILEETARGNAFFKYAGAFSINKKSKDMLLSLDYAANLLNDPQNMVVIFPQGRLYSNFVDHIIFEKGVLRIIKQAQGSFQLVFAAAFVQYFKHKKPTATVYLKTADESFADTTINELQSAYQQYYDRSKQLQTEIDIEQ
- a CDS encoding glycosyltransferase, which encodes MIIAIFVTLFFMVLRFTVSLFNFLSNPKLPHIKKPYGQLVSILIPVRNEEGNILTLLQSIQKQDYGNYEVIILDDDSTDDTYRVCSEFAAEHPRFKVIKGKKLPHDWLGKNYACYQLAKQANGDYFLFLDADEQVYNGLINSALHRMHLYNLGLLSLFTNQQMDTLGEKIVVPLMHFILLNLLPLRLVYLTKNSSVAAASGQFMLFDATLYRQYEWHKQAKDKVVEDVEIMKFVKAAGYNGEALLANGMISCRMYKGYTDAVNGFSKNFLAAFNYSIMWLLIYLVIIIGGPMIILMTLNFQLMLFMVGLIILTRIMISLSASQNAWLNVLLHPVQMINLMLIAFIAIQKYLTKTTVWKGRRI
- a CDS encoding carotenoid biosynthesis protein is translated as MLIVIIASHRPSDYRILLFALLIFIIGYGAEWIGVHKSWLFGNYGYGTTLGLQFYDIPLIIGVNWFLLIYSAGVLMQQLRIRSVFARVITAAFTLVLVDLLIEPVAIKLDYWHWTDNIIPLSNYAGWFLLSALMLFVFEKFNFKKQSVVAPVFLLIQVVFFAVLRLIII
- a CDS encoding 4-hydroxy-3-methylbut-2-enyl diphosphate reductase, with amino-acid sequence MGEYNLQVTIDQDSGFCFGVVYAIDMAEEILAEDGYLYCLGDIVHNDEEVERLKAKGLRIIEHEALKDLKNEKVLIRAHGEAPDTYRTALENNITLIDASCPVVLKLQNRIKNSYDSNEKILIFGKHGHAEVIGLEGQTNGEALVFQDIAELDNVELPHNITLYSQTTKSMAKFYSVKDELISRGYDLKANDTICRQVSNRDKDLPKFVAKFDKIVFVSGRKSSNGKVLYEVCLKNNPNTYFISSASELDKALFAPGDKVGIAGATSTPMWLMQEVKAELERL
- a CDS encoding fatty acid desaturase, whose protein sequence is MQKRPSNIGLLVALLVIGSWVTSIILLMRWQVNFANPLLYLFILVQMHLYTGLFITAHDAMHGTVSSNKTLNNLVGYLSTLLYASFWYPKLYTKHHQHHNHVHTAADPDYHEGNFIQWYTRFIRNYLSIWQIVLMAVIFNILKIWIPQPNLLLFWVAPSLLSTVQLFYFGTYLPHKGEHDNKHQACSQFRNHVLAFLSCYFFGYHYEHHDSPGTPWWKLWREPAGPSN